A window of the Desulforapulum autotrophicum HRM2 genome harbors these coding sequences:
- the ilvY gene encoding HTH-type transcriptional activator IlvY, whose amino-acid sequence MDIRTLQIFRHLSGSLHFARTSMACNITPSALTRMIQRLEAEVGQSLFVRDNRSVELTFAGQAFKKYAEDVIQRWDRLQMEWSEDDVLRGEISLYCSVTAAYSILPDIIARYRVIHPKVQIKLETGDPAKSIALIVNRDVDVVIAALPEKIPHNLSFLKMITSPLVFIAPKRFPSIIQYRNGRIDWEKTPMILPDVGLSRERMDLWFARHQQVPNIYSRVAGHEGIIALVNLGCGIGLVPELVLEKSPLMDDMMILNDLPELPPYEIGLCTIEKNLSRPMIRALWDLAARTTR is encoded by the coding sequence ATGGATATTCGGACCTTACAGATTTTCAGACATCTTTCCGGCTCCCTTCATTTTGCCCGGACAAGCATGGCCTGCAACATTACCCCTTCTGCCTTGACCCGGATGATCCAGCGCCTGGAGGCTGAGGTGGGGCAATCCCTTTTTGTTCGGGACAACCGGTCCGTTGAATTGACCTTTGCCGGCCAGGCCTTTAAGAAATACGCCGAGGATGTGATCCAGCGTTGGGACCGCCTGCAGATGGAATGGTCAGAGGATGACGTCCTCCGGGGTGAAATTTCCCTATATTGCTCGGTCACAGCGGCCTATAGCATCCTGCCCGATATCATCGCCCGATACCGGGTGATTCATCCCAAGGTACAGATCAAGCTTGAAACCGGTGATCCTGCTAAATCCATAGCCCTGATTGTCAACCGGGACGTGGATGTGGTCATTGCGGCCCTGCCGGAAAAGATACCCCATAACCTGAGTTTTTTGAAAATGATCACAAGTCCCCTTGTATTCATAGCCCCCAAGCGCTTCCCCAGTATTATTCAATATCGGAATGGCAGGATCGACTGGGAAAAAACCCCCATGATCCTTCCCGATGTCGGCTTAAGTCGGGAACGCATGGACCTGTGGTTTGCCAGGCACCAGCAGGTGCCCAACATCTATTCCCGGGTGGCCGGTCATGAGGGCATCATCGCCTTGGTCAATCTGGGATGCGGCATTGGGCTTGTACCGGAACTGGTCCTTGAAAAAAGCCCGCTCATGGACGATATGATGATTCTGAATGACCTGCCGGAACTGCCACCCTATGAAATTGGACTCTGCACCATTGAAAAAAATCTATCCAGGCCCATGATCCGGGCCCTCTGGGATCTGGCAGCCAGGACAACGAGATAA
- the ilvC gene encoding ketol-acid reductoisomerase yields the protein MGKNYFNGLPLRLQLEELSQCRFMDASEFNGVEALKGKKIVIVGCGAQGLHQGLNLRDSGLDVSYTLRESAISEKRQSWKNATENGFSVGTYETMLPSADLVINLTPDKQHTNVIEKVMPLMKKNACLSYSHGFNIVEEGMQIRKDLTVIMVAPKSPGTEVREEYKRGFGVPTLIAVHRENDPRGEGFELAKAYAAGTGGHRAGVLASSFVAEVKSDLMGEQTILCGVLQMGSILCYDKMIEQGVDAGYASKLIQYGWETITEALKHGGITNMMDRLSNPAKIMAFDLSEQLKEILAPLFNKHMDDIMGGEFSRTMMEDWANDDVNLLKWRAETAETAFEKSTCTNADIPEQEYFDKGILMIAMVKAGVELAYDTMVSAGIIEESAYYESLHEVPLIANLIARKKLYEMNVVISDTAEYGCYLFAHKAVPMLEDFMRTIDTQAIGKGLDPADNSVDNIRLIQVNEAIRDTSVEEVGKELRYYMSAMKPII from the coding sequence ATGGGTAAAAATTATTTTAACGGATTGCCACTGCGGCTGCAACTTGAAGAATTATCCCAGTGCCGGTTCATGGACGCTTCTGAGTTCAATGGCGTGGAAGCTCTGAAGGGGAAAAAAATAGTCATCGTAGGATGCGGCGCCCAGGGCCTTCACCAGGGTCTTAACCTGAGGGACAGCGGCCTGGATGTATCCTATACCTTGCGGGAATCTGCCATCAGTGAAAAAAGGCAGTCCTGGAAAAATGCCACGGAAAACGGATTCAGTGTGGGGACCTATGAAACCATGCTGCCCAGTGCCGATCTGGTCATCAACCTGACCCCTGACAAACAGCACACCAATGTGATTGAGAAAGTCATGCCCCTGATGAAAAAAAATGCCTGTCTCTCCTATTCCCATGGATTTAACATCGTCGAAGAAGGCATGCAGATCCGAAAAGATCTTACCGTGATCATGGTGGCGCCCAAATCCCCTGGCACAGAGGTCAGGGAAGAATACAAACGTGGTTTTGGTGTGCCCACCCTCATTGCCGTACACCGGGAAAACGATCCCCGGGGAGAAGGGTTTGAGCTGGCAAAGGCCTATGCTGCGGGCACCGGCGGCCACCGGGCAGGGGTTCTTGCTTCCTCTTTTGTGGCAGAGGTAAAATCCGACCTCATGGGCGAGCAGACTATCCTCTGCGGTGTTCTCCAGATGGGATCGATCCTCTGTTACGACAAAATGATTGAACAGGGTGTGGATGCGGGCTATGCCTCTAAGCTGATCCAATACGGCTGGGAAACAATTACCGAAGCCCTGAAACATGGTGGCATCACCAATATGATGGACCGCCTTTCCAACCCGGCCAAAATAATGGCCTTTGACCTGAGTGAACAGCTCAAGGAAATCCTGGCCCCCCTGTTCAACAAGCACATGGACGACATCATGGGCGGTGAGTTTTCCAGAACCATGATGGAAGACTGGGCCAATGACGATGTCAACCTGCTCAAATGGCGGGCAGAGACAGCTGAAACCGCCTTTGAAAAATCAACCTGTACCAACGCCGATATCCCTGAACAGGAATATTTCGACAAGGGTATTCTCATGATCGCCATGGTCAAGGCAGGTGTTGAACTGGCCTATGACACCATGGTTTCAGCCGGCATCATCGAAGAATCAGCCTATTATGAGTCCCTCCACGAAGTGCCGCTTATCGCCAACCTCATTGCCCGGAAAAAACTCTATGAAATGAATGTGGTTATTTCCGATACCGCCGAGTATGGCTGCTATCTCTTTGCCCATAAAGCCGTGCCAATGCTTGAGGACTTTATGCGAACAATTGATACACAAGCCATTGGCAAGGGCCTTGATCCGGCCGACAACAGCGTGGACAATATCCGCCTGATCCAGGTCAATGAGGCCATCCGCGACACCTCTGTGGAAGAGGTGGGCAAAGAATTAAGGTATTATATGAGCGCCATGAAACCGATTATATAG
- a CDS encoding flavodoxin family protein, translated as MILGISGSPRKDRITAHAVKHVLAHCEGETQYISLFHKHIGGCIACLGCTKDNRCVVKDDFQEIVEAMVKADAIVLGVPNYYDVPNGLSHCLLERCFCLRHQGAFPLRDKPFIVFSTGYSADEENSQVLKILDHFVLMNKAKVVSRFLVGAFSQCYTCKFGLTCADGNVVKNNGFVDKLTPDMLPPEFDKQPDAMAKCENAAHLLSEILSTDK; from the coding sequence ATGATTTTAGGAATTTCCGGCAGCCCCCGAAAAGACAGAATAACGGCACATGCCGTGAAGCATGTATTAGCTCACTGTGAAGGAGAAACCCAATACATTTCGCTTTTTCACAAGCATATAGGCGGTTGTATTGCCTGTCTGGGTTGTACAAAGGACAACAGATGTGTGGTCAAAGACGATTTTCAGGAAATAGTAGAGGCCATGGTGAAAGCAGATGCCATCGTCCTGGGGGTGCCCAACTATTACGATGTGCCCAACGGGCTGTCCCACTGCTTGCTGGAGCGCTGTTTCTGCCTTCGTCATCAAGGGGCCTTTCCCTTAAGGGATAAACCTTTTATCGTTTTTTCCACAGGGTATTCTGCTGATGAAGAAAACAGCCAGGTTTTAAAGATTCTGGATCATTTTGTCTTGATGAACAAGGCAAAAGTGGTGTCCAGGTTCCTGGTGGGTGCTTTTTCCCAGTGTTATACCTGTAAATTCGGTCTGACGTGTGCGGATGGTAATGTTGTAAAGAACAACGGTTTTGTGGATAAGTTGACTCCGGATATGCTGCCGCCGGAATTTGATAAACAACCCGACGCAATGGCCAAATGCGAAAACGCGGCACACCTGCTAAGTGAGATACTCAGCACAGACAAATAA
- a CDS encoding DUF4956 domain-containing protein — translation MLDTLTLQTATSHSGLLIIIYTMFVAFLLSVTIGITYIKTFRGLSYSRTYVQAVILSSIVAATVVHAIGDSLARGLGMIGALAIIRFRTSFKDPRDILFMFSALAAGIGCGVGAYNVAVVGTLGFVLTALLLHVTPLGQPSTFDGMLRFNINSNDENRHELEALLRKYCKTFVLITLRDMQQGERLDYAYHVKIRKNRETARLLKEMPEKIPSVRGVGLMLQETTVEL, via the coding sequence ATGTTAGATACACTGACACTTCAAACGGCGACATCCCATTCCGGACTGCTGATTATCATCTATACCATGTTTGTGGCATTCCTCCTGTCGGTAACCATAGGGATAACCTATATTAAAACCTTCAGGGGACTTTCCTATTCAAGAACCTATGTCCAGGCCGTAATCCTGAGCTCCATCGTGGCGGCCACCGTTGTTCATGCCATTGGTGACAGTCTTGCACGTGGGCTTGGAATGATCGGCGCCCTTGCCATCATAAGATTCAGGACAAGCTTCAAGGACCCCAGGGACATCCTGTTCATGTTTTCCGCCCTGGCCGCCGGAATCGGATGCGGGGTCGGCGCATACAACGTTGCTGTTGTCGGAACCCTGGGATTCGTGCTCACGGCACTTTTACTCCACGTAACACCCCTTGGACAACCCAGCACCTTTGACGGTATGCTGCGTTTCAACATTAACAGCAATGATGAAAACAGGCACGAGCTTGAAGCACTGCTGAGAAAATATTGCAAAACCTTTGTCCTGATTACATTAAGGGATATGCAGCAGGGAGAGCGCCTGGATTATGCCTACCATGTAAAAATACGAAAGAACCGTGAGACTGCCCGCCTGCTCAAGGAAATGCCGGAAAAAATCCCTTCTGTCCGGGGGGTCGGACTCATGCTCCAGGAGACCACGGTGGAGTTGTAA
- a CDS encoding putative protease, whose amino-acid sequence MKFDIPYIPDRDYTHFIQRHRDRIDSVYFGLHQGHVLDSRLRFKQVDTESLAVQLNGLLVPHTYCLLNSRFVAPDLYFDPLFLNGLMENLEILMDRSILDGIIFCDAYLLNALSIHGGEALRELEAVPGINCMIDSMDKARAFLELVDQTVFKRPSKLVLDRSLNRNPKALEILVAQLKKEYPGLRLELLANEGCLYHCPFKLAHDAQISLTNTGLVRERGYEFNREMGCMKVLFNNPERLFKSPFIRPEDIDDYSHLVDTIKISGRTLGKDFLENTVTAYIQGSYGGNLLDILDAMRWMAGHYFVDNKKISKKDVNKLSNCTKECSQCDYCKKMLDSTTQNKSIQFNRYSRKNMSV is encoded by the coding sequence ATGAAATTTGATATTCCCTACATTCCGGACAGGGATTACACCCATTTTATACAACGTCACAGGGACCGGATCGATTCGGTTTACTTTGGACTCCACCAGGGGCATGTGCTCGACTCAAGGTTAAGGTTCAAGCAAGTTGACACGGAAAGTCTTGCCGTACAGCTCAATGGGCTTTTGGTTCCCCATACCTATTGTCTGTTGAACTCACGGTTCGTGGCGCCTGATCTCTACTTTGACCCTTTGTTTTTGAACGGGCTCATGGAAAATCTTGAGATACTCATGGATCGCTCTATCCTTGACGGAATCATCTTTTGTGATGCCTATCTTCTCAATGCCCTGTCAATCCATGGCGGAGAAGCCCTTCGTGAGCTTGAAGCGGTTCCTGGCATCAACTGCATGATAGACTCCATGGACAAAGCCCGGGCCTTTCTGGAACTCGTTGACCAGACCGTGTTCAAACGCCCGTCAAAACTTGTCCTGGACAGATCTTTGAACCGGAACCCCAAAGCCCTTGAAATCCTTGTGGCCCAGCTGAAGAAGGAATATCCGGGTTTGAGGCTTGAACTCCTTGCCAACGAGGGGTGCCTCTACCATTGCCCGTTCAAGCTTGCCCACGATGCTCAGATTTCGCTGACAAATACCGGGCTTGTCCGGGAACGGGGATATGAGTTCAACCGGGAGATGGGGTGCATGAAGGTGTTGTTCAACAATCCAGAGCGCCTGTTCAAGTCTCCGTTTATCAGGCCCGAGGATATTGACGACTATTCCCACCTGGTTGATACCATCAAAATTTCGGGCAGAACCCTTGGCAAAGATTTCCTTGAAAACACCGTTACAGCTTATATTCAGGGATCCTATGGGGGAAACCTCCTGGATATTTTAGATGCCATGAGGTGGATGGCAGGCCATTATTTTGTGGACAACAAAAAGATTTCAAAAAAAGATGTAAATAAATTATCCAATTGCACAAAAGAGTGCAGCCAGTGCGACTACTGCAAAAAGATGCTTGACTCAACCACCCAAAATAAATCGATTCAATTCAACAGATACTCCCGGAAAAATATGAGTGTTTGA
- a CDS encoding acyl-CoA synthetase yields MEQGYTIRNVADIKKIETTPVSELVIEKNTYELIRKGAEINPDATAISFLLNGDGYNKPLEISYKEFMGKIRQTANMLHDLGVGPDDVVTYLLPALPQTHYILWGAEAVGIANPINPLLEPETIRDICIAAGTKVLVGLGDFPGSDIWKKVDAIRGQIPTLTSVIRVFGPSDEAEGIYGYDEKVETYPGDQLIFERNIDPDDIASLYHTGGTTGRPKLARRSHFNEVFLMWDLKTVTNFQPGETVMVGLPLFHCNGTCITGLLPFSVGGHVVILSPTGFRDVSILKNFYKIVDHFKPSFFSCVPTVLSGLIEIPVEDSDISSLKYLICGAAPLSVELFNRFEEHTGMKILEGYGLTESTCACAVNPKDGERKIGSIGFPLPYQKMKVVVTDDDGNFLRDAETGEIGSVCISGPCVFKGYVEEEHNRGIWVQDGWFNSGDLGRQDEDGFFFLTGRKKELIIRGGHNIDPAMIEEPLYRMKEVKMVAAIGRPDAHAGEVPVAYVEVAENSKISSEDIMEWAKKNIGERAAIPKEIIVIEQIPLTAVGKVFKPALKWDATRRVYEKELAGLEGLADSFSVKVNEDKVYGTCAKITIKPAKGVDKKTISQKVSELLTKYTIHYDVDIV; encoded by the coding sequence ATGGAACAGGGCTATACTATTCGTAATGTTGCTGATATTAAGAAAATAGAAACCACACCTGTCTCAGAACTCGTCATTGAAAAAAACACCTATGAGCTGATAAGAAAGGGTGCAGAGATCAATCCTGATGCCACAGCTATAAGTTTTCTGCTCAATGGAGATGGATACAATAAGCCCCTGGAGATAAGCTACAAAGAGTTTATGGGTAAAATACGGCAGACGGCAAATATGCTCCACGATTTAGGGGTTGGGCCGGATGATGTTGTAACTTACCTTCTTCCAGCTCTTCCCCAGACACATTATATCTTGTGGGGAGCCGAGGCTGTGGGTATTGCAAATCCCATCAATCCTTTACTTGAGCCTGAAACCATAAGAGATATCTGCATAGCAGCTGGAACAAAGGTTCTTGTGGGCCTGGGAGATTTTCCAGGCTCGGATATCTGGAAAAAAGTCGACGCTATCAGGGGGCAAATTCCCACTCTTACGAGCGTTATACGGGTTTTTGGCCCTTCAGACGAAGCAGAGGGGATATACGGGTATGATGAAAAAGTTGAAACATACCCTGGTGATCAGTTGATTTTTGAAAGAAACATAGACCCGGACGATATTGCCTCCCTTTATCATACAGGGGGAACAACGGGCAGACCAAAACTTGCGAGGCGATCTCATTTTAACGAGGTTTTCCTTATGTGGGATCTAAAGACCGTCACAAACTTTCAACCTGGTGAAACGGTAATGGTGGGCCTGCCGTTATTCCACTGTAACGGAACGTGCATAACCGGACTGCTCCCCTTTTCCGTGGGAGGGCATGTAGTAATTCTCTCTCCCACAGGATTCCGTGATGTTTCAATCTTGAAGAATTTTTATAAAATAGTGGATCATTTCAAGCCGTCATTTTTTTCCTGTGTTCCCACGGTCCTATCCGGCCTTATTGAAATCCCGGTGGAAGATTCAGACATTTCATCACTCAAATACCTCATTTGCGGTGCCGCACCACTGAGTGTAGAGCTTTTCAATCGTTTTGAGGAGCATACAGGCATGAAAATACTTGAGGGATACGGGCTTACCGAATCCACCTGTGCATGTGCCGTCAATCCCAAGGATGGAGAAAGGAAAATAGGAAGTATAGGGTTCCCCCTGCCCTATCAGAAAATGAAAGTTGTTGTCACCGATGATGATGGCAATTTTCTGAGGGATGCTGAAACAGGAGAAATCGGATCTGTATGCATCTCAGGCCCCTGTGTTTTCAAGGGATATGTTGAAGAGGAACACAACAGGGGAATCTGGGTGCAGGACGGATGGTTCAACTCCGGTGACCTTGGTCGTCAGGATGAGGATGGTTTTTTCTTTTTGACCGGAAGAAAAAAAGAACTGATCATTCGAGGTGGCCACAACATCGATCCTGCAATGATCGAAGAACCTCTTTATAGAATGAAAGAAGTTAAAATGGTTGCCGCAATAGGGCGTCCGGATGCCCATGCCGGTGAAGTTCCGGTGGCATATGTGGAAGTTGCAGAAAATTCAAAGATCAGTAGCGAAGACATAATGGAGTGGGCCAAAAAGAACATTGGCGAGCGGGCAGCCATACCTAAAGAGATCATTGTGATAGAACAAATTCCTCTGACAGCAGTTGGCAAGGTCTTTAAACCCGCCTTGAAATGGGATGCAACCAGAAGGGTATATGAAAAAGAACTTGCCGGACTTGAGGGCCTGGCAGACTCATTTTCCGTAAAAGTGAATGAAGACAAAGTTTATGGCACCTGTGCAAAAATAACAATAAAACCGGCAAAAGGCGTGGATAAGAAAACAATAAGCCAGAAGGTAAGTGAGCTTTTGACCAAATATACGATCCATTATGATGTTGATATCGTATAG